AAGGGCAGTTTCCTGTTGGGGAAAGAGATGGTGAATTGATAACAGGGTTCTATAAAGCCGGGAGTCATGATATAATAGAATTTCCTGAATGCAAGATTCAGCATCAGCCAGTTAACCGACTGCTGGATAAGGTGCTGGATTTTTTTAAAGAACATAATATAAAAGCCTATGATGAGAGGACTGATCAGGGTACTTTAAGGCATTTCTTGATCAGATCTGGTTATTGTACCGGCCAGCTGCAGTTGACGGTGGTTGTTAGAGATTCTCTTTCAGCTGATGTCTTAAATGAGCTGAAGGGTTTTATTGATAAAGAGCAGGCTTTAGTCAGTATTTATCAGAATATCAACACTGAAAAGACGAATAAGATCTTAGGTGAGACTTCTGAGTTGATTGCCGGTCAGGCATATATTGTTGATTATATTGGCAGAAATAAGTATTCAATTTATCCAGAGTCATTTTTTCAGGTCAATACTGTTCAGACCGAAAAGCTATATGACATAATAGTGGATTATGTTGAAAAGCTTAATCCTGGGAAAATTTATGATGCTTTCTGTGGTTCCGGGGCAATAGCTATTTATCTAGCTGATAGGTTTGAAAATATTACAGGGATTGATATTTCCCTTGAATCAATTCAGGCTGCCAGGGTTAATGCTGAATTAAACGGGATTGATGGTTCTACGGTGGATTTTCAGTTAGGTTCTGTTGAAGATCTTCTGCCGGAAGTGCTGGCCGCTGATGACCTGGTAATATTTGATCCTCCAAGGAAAGGTTTGCCAGATGAAACTGTAAAGTTGATAAAGGCTAATAGGGTTGAAAGTTTAATTTATGTTTCCTGTAATCCGACTACTCTGGCCAGGGATTTAAAAAAGTTATCTGACTCTTATAGGATTGAGAAAATGACTGCAGTCGATATGTTCCCCCAGACTTATCATGTTGAGACTGTCTGTTTATTAGAGAGAAAAATTGAGACTG
Above is a window of Halonatronomonas betaini DNA encoding:
- the rlmD gene encoding 23S rRNA (uracil(1939)-C(5))-methyltransferase RlmD is translated as MVTVEVGREYLLNIEKIVYGGEGLARPEDGPVVFMENVLPGESVKARIIERKDSMARAELIEVVTEADCRIIPDCPVFFECGGCQLQHASYQAQLEFKKAIIEESLERIGKLEQWPDFEVAGMDFPWYYRNKGQFPVGERDGELITGFYKAGSHDIIEFPECKIQHQPVNRLLDKVLDFFKEHNIKAYDERTDQGTLRHFLIRSGYCTGQLQLTVVVRDSLSADVLNELKGFIDKEQALVSIYQNINTEKTNKILGETSELIAGQAYIVDYIGRNKYSIYPESFFQVNTVQTEKLYDIIVDYVEKLNPGKIYDAFCGSGAIAIYLADRFENITGIDISLESIQAARVNAELNGIDGSTVDFQLGSVEDLLPEVLAADDLVIFDPPRKGLPDETVKLIKANRVESLIYVSCNPTTLARDLKKLSDSYRIEKMTAVDMFPQTYHVETVCLLERKIETENTGG